The genomic window TAGTGCCACTCTACATCGCCGAGACCGCCCCAGCTGACCACAGGGGCAAGCTGATCACCATTAACGTGCTGTTTATCACGCTGGGCCAGGTGATCGCCTACGTGATTGGCTGGCTTTTTGCCGAGTATGGTGACAAGTCCAGCGGCTGGAGGTGGATGGTTGGGCTGGGAGCTGTTCCTGCTGTGGTGCAGGCGGTGCTCCTCCTCGGGATGCCAGAGACTCCACGTTGGTTGGTCAAGTCAGGCCGGGAAGAAGAGGCACTCGAGATTATCCGTCGAGTTTCCGGTGGCAAACACAGATCGACCTCTGACCGGGTGGCTCAGCGAGTCCTTGAGGAAATCCAGGTCGAGATCCGTGAAGAGTCCGAAGCCCGTAGACGGCTCTTGGCCAGCCGTGACGGGATGCAGTCATCGAGACCAGAGTGGATGGAAAGATGGTCAGAACTTGTAAAGGTGAGGCGGAACAGACGAGCTCTGACTGTTGCGTGCCTTCTCCAAGGACTACAGCAACTGTGTGGATTTGTAAGTTCCCCATTCGCACTGCACTTTGGGTATCTTATTTCCGAAGCTCGCCAGATGTTCATTCACATTTGTGGCTATGCCAGATATCTTGACTAATCACATTATTTTCGATCCTATGATAGAACTCCTTGATGTATTTCTCTGCATCCATATTCACAATGGTCGGTTTCGCGACGCCAACCCTAACGTCATTAACGGTTGCCGTTACAAACTTTGTCTTCACGGTGCTGGCACTTTTGCTGGTAGACCGCATTGGCAGGCGTCGAATACTCTTATATTCCCTACCTTTTATGATTGCTGGACTACTCCTTGCAGCGTTTGCATTCTCGTTCATATCGATATCTTCGGCGCCAACATCATCACCGATACCTAGCGCTGCCAAGACGGGGGATGCGCAGCTGTCACCGCGGGCTGCGGCAGTGATGATACTCATAAGCATCATGATATACGTTGCATCCTACGCCATTGGGCTCGGCAACGTTCCGTGGATGCAAAGCGAGCTCTTTTCGTTGAGCGTGCGATCAGTCGGCAGTGGGGTCGCGACAGGGACCAATTGGTTGGCCAACTTTGTGGTGGGCTTGACGTTTTTACCCTTGATGGATGCATTTGGACCGGCTGCAACTTTTACCATGTACGGGGCTGTCTGTGGTATCGGTCTCGTGCTCATCTGGCGGATCTATCCGGAGACGACGGGATTGAGTCTCGAGGAGGCGGCAAGCCTGCTGGAGGGTAGCGCCTGGGGGGTGCGGTAGGGCTGCGCCACGCATACACGGTACTTAGTACCTACGCAGTAGATCTAGGTAGTTCTTGAACTAATTAGTCCCTGTATCGATAGAGACAACCAGGCCTCGTTCGGGTGCAAAATTTCGGGTGCCAACTGGGACCGAGGTTTGTAATTCATTGGATTTTCACATGACCGATTAGTCGGAGAATTATGTGTAACTGAATGGTGTTCGGCATTGTTAAGCTTACTATGGTACAAGGCTGGCAAAGAAAATGCGAGGTAGTTTTCGAGTCGCTCGGAAAGCCGCGGCAATTGGCGGCTTGTAGTGGGGGTTTCCTGGGCTTGATGGGATTTCTTTGTTCC from Pyricularia oryzae 70-15 chromosome 4, whole genome shotgun sequence includes these protein-coding regions:
- a CDS encoding myo-inositol transporter 1; the encoded protein is MVAGRSIVGAGVGAASFVVPLYIAETAPADHRGKLITINVLFITLGQVIAYVIGWLFAEYGDKSSGWRWMVGLGAVPAVVQAVLLLGMPETPRWLVKSGREEEALEIIRRVSGGKHRSTSDRVAQRVLEEIQVEIREESEARRRLLASRDGMQSSRPEWMERWSELVKVRRNRRALTVACLLQGLQQLCGFNSLMYFSASIFTMVGFATPTLTSLTVAVTNFVFTVLALLLVDRIGRRRILLYSLPFMIAGLLLAAFAFSFISISSAPTSSPIPSAAKTGDAQLSPRAAAVMILISIMIYVASYAIGLGNVPWMQSELFSLSVRSVGSGVATGTNWLANFVVGLTFLPLMDAFGPAATFTMYGAVCGIGLVLIWRIYPETTGLSLEEAASLLEGSAWGVR